Proteins from a single region of Thermotoga maritima MSB8:
- a CDS encoding PHP domain-containing protein produces the protein MIDMHLHSTFSYDGKAEIDDIISQVQKLGIEHFCITDHYEYENGELVHDFNVEEYFLTMEKYDLPKGAEISWDGVGEAVFPDGFDYLLLGIHRYDENLPPDELARDYLERTLFVMERVKFHTLAHLDYPARYAKADFKANRDLIEKILVFLVKNEKALEINTAGLFKHGKPNPDYWIVEMYYDLGGRVVTIGSDAHESQHIGRGIEEVMRELKKFNFEYLAVDGKKLVTVKLR, from the coding sequence ATGATAGACATGCACCTTCACTCCACGTTCTCCTACGATGGAAAGGCGGAAATAGACGACATAATCTCTCAGGTGCAGAAGCTCGGTATCGAACATTTCTGTATCACGGATCACTACGAATACGAAAACGGGGAACTCGTTCACGATTTCAACGTTGAAGAGTACTTTCTCACCATGGAGAAATACGATCTTCCGAAGGGAGCGGAGATCAGCTGGGATGGTGTGGGAGAGGCGGTTTTTCCCGATGGTTTCGACTACCTTCTTCTTGGGATACATCGGTACGATGAGAACCTTCCACCGGATGAGCTCGCAAGAGACTATCTGGAGCGAACGCTCTTTGTGATGGAAAGGGTGAAATTCCACACACTTGCACACCTGGACTATCCGGCAAGATACGCGAAGGCAGATTTCAAAGCGAACAGAGATTTGATAGAAAAGATTCTGGTGTTCCTCGTGAAAAACGAAAAGGCCCTTGAAATCAACACTGCTGGTCTCTTCAAGCACGGGAAACCCAATCCGGACTACTGGATAGTGGAGATGTATTACGATCTCGGTGGGAGAGTCGTGACGATTGGTTCGGACGCACACGAATCGCAACATATAGGTCGAGGAATAGAAGAAGTCATGAGAGAACTCAAAAAGTTTAATTTCGAGTACCTCGCTGTCGATGGGAAGAAACTCGTTACCGTGAAACTGAGGTGA
- a CDS encoding CTP synthase — protein sequence MKKYVIVTGGVLSGIGKGIFSASLARLMKEHGVDVNVLKIDPYLNVDAGTMNPNQHGEVFVTEDGYEADLDLGHYERFLGRDMTRQNNMTAGQVYLRVIEKERQGKYLGNTVQIVPHLTEEIKDRIRALEAELLVVEIGGTVGDIEGEVFLEAVRELQMEEGKENFLFAHVTYVPYLRTTNEFKTKPTQQSVQLLRRIGITPDMVIVRSEFPLDVPSMNKVALFSGVPRDFVINLPDTKNVYEVPEILRDMGLHEKIASKLNVELKKSTFNWSYPKAFKPYRIALVGKYLGTDDAYKSIIESVFLTGIEKPTVVDSQMLEDMNDEEVKKVLDEYDALIIPGGFGRRGVEGKIKAIKYARENKKPILGICLGMQLMVIEFARNVFGYKEANSTEFDPNTPYPVVDLMEEQKRILKLGGTMRLGAQKVKIFPKTKLYEVYGGVEEVYERHRHRYEANEEAFPELFKKPGEEGYKLVVSAKSDFIEAVELEDHPFFVGVQFHPEYKSKVGAPHPIFVYLRKVLEGSQ from the coding sequence ATGAAGAAATACGTGATCGTGACGGGAGGAGTCCTCAGCGGTATTGGGAAGGGAATATTCTCGGCTTCCTTAGCGAGGTTGATGAAAGAACACGGTGTCGATGTGAACGTGTTGAAAATCGATCCTTATCTCAACGTGGACGCTGGTACCATGAATCCCAACCAGCACGGAGAAGTCTTCGTCACCGAGGATGGCTACGAGGCGGATCTGGACCTCGGTCACTACGAGAGATTCCTTGGAAGAGACATGACGAGGCAGAACAACATGACAGCGGGGCAGGTGTACCTTCGTGTCATAGAGAAGGAAAGACAGGGAAAATACCTTGGGAACACCGTCCAGATCGTACCGCATCTCACTGAGGAGATAAAAGACAGAATAAGGGCGCTCGAGGCGGAACTCCTCGTGGTCGAGATAGGAGGTACCGTTGGAGACATCGAAGGGGAAGTCTTTCTGGAGGCTGTGAGAGAACTCCAGATGGAAGAAGGAAAGGAAAACTTCCTTTTCGCTCACGTCACGTACGTTCCTTACCTTCGGACGACCAACGAGTTCAAGACGAAACCCACTCAACAATCCGTTCAGCTTTTGAGAAGGATAGGAATCACACCGGATATGGTCATCGTGAGGAGCGAGTTTCCCCTCGATGTCCCCAGTATGAACAAGGTGGCTCTTTTCTCCGGTGTTCCACGCGATTTTGTGATAAACCTGCCCGATACGAAGAACGTGTATGAAGTTCCAGAAATACTGAGAGATATGGGTTTGCACGAGAAGATTGCTTCCAAGTTGAACGTTGAGCTGAAAAAATCCACGTTCAACTGGTCCTATCCCAAAGCTTTCAAACCCTACAGGATAGCGCTCGTTGGAAAATATCTTGGAACGGACGACGCGTACAAAAGCATCATAGAGTCGGTCTTTTTGACAGGAATAGAAAAGCCCACCGTGGTGGACAGTCAGATGCTCGAAGACATGAACGACGAAGAAGTAAAGAAAGTGCTCGACGAATACGATGCCCTCATCATACCCGGTGGATTCGGAAGAAGAGGTGTAGAAGGCAAGATAAAAGCCATAAAGTACGCACGTGAGAACAAGAAGCCCATACTTGGAATATGTCTCGGTATGCAGCTCATGGTCATAGAGTTCGCACGCAACGTGTTCGGCTACAAAGAGGCCAATTCCACCGAGTTCGATCCGAACACACCTTATCCTGTTGTGGATCTCATGGAGGAGCAGAAGAGAATATTGAAGCTCGGTGGTACGATGAGGCTTGGAGCTCAAAAGGTGAAAATTTTTCCAAAAACGAAACTCTACGAAGTTTACGGTGGAGTTGAGGAAGTCTACGAAAGGCACAGGCACAGATACGAAGCCAACGAAGAAGCGTTTCCGGAGCTGTTCAAAAAACCTGGAGAAGAAGGGTACAAGCTCGTCGTGTCCGCGAAATCCGACTTCATAGAGGCCGTTGAGCTTGAAGATCATCCTTTCTTTGTTGGTGTTCAGTTTCATCCCGAGTACAAGAGCAAAGTGGGAGCACCGCACCCGATTTTTGTCTATTTGAGAAAAGTCCTGGAGGGATCACAATGA
- a CDS encoding O-antigen ligase family protein, with protein sequence MEILFYVMYVVVALFSSRKLTYEFSVPKYALITVFLSVMFSMVLMKILRKEKLEIRFNMAHVAFFAFAISALLSTINVYRDNPVYFRYSFDIAIYVLLMFFTSIFISNFFVTKERIKRFLTVSVALAGFIAFDALLNFYGGVDVFLGSVGSPFSRATVKATIGNVNFVSNFLSLNLPLAIYLIASADFKRKEASVIKVIASVSALLMVSGILVSQTRSLYVANIISLCIFVAFYMIFRKKKVSEETDREVLNMSKTLMTFVLIASIVLVVLYNLPTPLNGYGMVSPAGRIQAVAEVSSWHERLLSWFSSIYQWRTHKILGTGIGTYQILTINYMGDVIEDHPILMYGWNNFKRTHNDYLQVLGEMGIVGFASVVFLALSLGILFFKIIRRIAVRDDLLLFLALASSFITFMMHSAFSFPAHLLPNGFLVMTVASIAVGGYFYGGKKAEIQRKKAVVFGTIVLLVGVVSAYLKWNYFISEVYFKWGNSAYLSIRKVEEDMAKLDNYEQQVKTAMEELSSLSGRYSYLKPDEFKKFVESQNLPVKPSNLEIERLRLETIQKESQKLQNALQQIASYRNQLTNQKIELYRKAKEYFLKSVQVNKAYGRSYFYLASLATSEYRIDELKAKLKTKEDYNAFFEQNFDEYQKVIFPDVKKTDLTFLENASLSTINDLGEDNLITAQVLLDSVSLYLSSLKSFNERNTYRGLATRYVGLHQIMKILFSKAQDDLTQKAFAELASKYFDSFTNYAKLTVKILPGAWNRFPDWKHYDLRKAVAGQDIYRYFATKAAEAQPLTVQKNREFLFHLAKREIWAVESMNKAGVWGVPDGVLDFLHAMPFEYVSSNNRQEALFASEDVLKIYNESYRNAKESISMYESRAEKTFESVLEELKEYLESNLGKEYANQFEKLFKDLFESFKNLNWLSINVQEMNKFISEKNYTYKLNPWAELLVERMKNFENYMKQRNVEASRISEVLSRIYNDLYELRDVLVFERYIRFLEHYRLILNDARNFLRTLEKVYSVASDEEWKMILEDWSVNLWNDEKFETKEQVLERLKKSEEFLKTIEEGL encoded by the coding sequence ATGGAGATTCTGTTTTACGTCATGTACGTCGTAGTTGCCCTTTTCTCGTCCAGGAAACTCACGTACGAGTTCAGCGTTCCAAAGTACGCTCTGATCACGGTGTTTCTGAGTGTCATGTTCTCCATGGTCCTGATGAAGATTCTCAGGAAGGAAAAACTGGAAATCAGATTCAACATGGCCCACGTGGCTTTTTTTGCCTTCGCTATCTCGGCTCTTTTATCCACGATAAATGTCTATCGCGATAATCCTGTCTATTTCAGATATTCTTTTGACATAGCGATCTACGTTCTTCTCATGTTCTTCACATCGATCTTCATCTCGAACTTCTTCGTCACAAAAGAAAGAATAAAAAGATTTCTCACGGTCAGTGTGGCTCTTGCGGGATTCATAGCTTTCGACGCGCTTTTGAACTTCTACGGCGGTGTCGATGTTTTTCTTGGAAGTGTGGGGAGTCCCTTTTCGAGGGCAACCGTGAAGGCGACCATAGGAAACGTGAACTTCGTCTCGAACTTTCTCTCCCTGAACCTTCCGCTCGCTATCTATCTCATAGCGTCAGCCGATTTCAAAAGAAAAGAAGCGTCTGTGATCAAAGTGATAGCCTCAGTTTCTGCGCTTCTCATGGTTTCGGGAATACTGGTGTCTCAGACGAGATCGCTGTACGTTGCGAACATCATCTCCCTCTGTATTTTCGTAGCGTTCTACATGATCTTCAGAAAAAAGAAGGTTTCGGAAGAGACAGACAGAGAAGTTCTGAACATGAGTAAAACTCTCATGACTTTCGTTCTGATCGCTTCGATCGTCCTCGTTGTTCTCTACAATCTTCCCACTCCTCTGAACGGTTACGGAATGGTATCTCCCGCAGGAAGAATTCAGGCGGTTGCCGAGGTGAGTTCCTGGCACGAGAGGCTTCTGTCCTGGTTCTCATCGATATACCAGTGGAGAACACACAAGATTCTCGGTACCGGAATCGGAACGTATCAGATTCTCACGATAAACTACATGGGAGATGTTATAGAAGACCACCCGATTCTGATGTACGGCTGGAACAACTTCAAGAGAACGCACAACGATTACCTTCAGGTTCTTGGAGAAATGGGAATTGTCGGATTTGCTTCTGTTGTTTTTCTCGCTCTGTCACTTGGGATACTGTTCTTCAAAATAATTCGAAGAATCGCAGTGCGGGACGATCTTTTGCTCTTTCTGGCGCTTGCCAGTTCTTTCATCACGTTCATGATGCACAGCGCGTTCAGCTTTCCGGCGCATCTACTTCCAAACGGTTTTCTTGTGATGACCGTCGCTTCCATAGCGGTTGGTGGGTACTTCTACGGCGGAAAGAAAGCGGAGATTCAACGAAAGAAGGCCGTTGTGTTTGGAACGATCGTTCTTCTAGTTGGTGTCGTTTCCGCTTACTTGAAATGGAACTACTTCATTTCTGAAGTTTATTTCAAATGGGGAAATTCTGCCTATCTTTCTATAAGGAAAGTGGAAGAAGACATGGCCAAACTGGACAACTACGAACAGCAGGTAAAGACGGCCATGGAAGAGCTGAGCTCTCTGAGTGGACGGTACAGTTACCTGAAACCCGACGAATTCAAGAAGTTTGTCGAAAGTCAGAACCTTCCTGTGAAGCCTTCTAACCTGGAGATAGAAAGACTGAGGCTCGAGACCATTCAAAAAGAAAGCCAGAAATTGCAAAACGCTCTTCAGCAGATAGCATCTTATAGGAATCAACTCACGAATCAAAAGATAGAACTCTACAGGAAAGCGAAAGAGTACTTCTTGAAATCCGTTCAAGTGAACAAAGCATATGGAAGATCTTATTTCTACCTTGCATCGCTTGCAACAAGCGAGTACCGAATCGACGAATTGAAAGCGAAGCTGAAGACAAAAGAGGATTACAATGCGTTTTTTGAACAGAACTTTGATGAGTATCAAAAGGTGATCTTTCCGGATGTGAAGAAGACTGATCTGACGTTTCTTGAGAACGCGAGTCTTTCCACGATCAACGATCTGGGAGAGGACAATCTCATCACCGCTCAGGTCCTCCTCGATTCCGTTTCTCTGTACCTTTCCTCTCTGAAGTCCTTCAACGAGAGAAACACATACAGAGGCCTTGCAACAAGGTATGTAGGGCTTCATCAGATCATGAAGATTTTGTTCTCGAAAGCCCAGGACGATCTGACACAGAAAGCCTTCGCTGAGTTGGCATCAAAGTATTTCGATAGTTTCACGAATTACGCGAAGCTCACGGTGAAGATTCTTCCGGGTGCGTGGAACAGATTTCCCGACTGGAAACACTACGATCTCAGGAAAGCGGTTGCGGGGCAGGATATCTACAGATATTTCGCTACGAAAGCTGCGGAAGCTCAACCACTCACCGTTCAGAAGAACAGAGAGTTTCTATTCCACCTTGCTAAAAGAGAAATCTGGGCAGTTGAAAGCATGAACAAAGCGGGTGTCTGGGGAGTTCCAGATGGTGTTCTCGATTTTCTGCATGCGATGCCTTTCGAATACGTCTCTTCAAACAATCGTCAGGAGGCCTTGTTCGCATCCGAAGACGTCCTGAAGATTTACAATGAGAGCTACAGAAACGCAAAAGAATCCATATCGATGTACGAAAGTAGAGCAGAAAAGACATTTGAAAGCGTTCTGGAGGAACTGAAGGAATACCTCGAAAGTAATCTGGGAAAAGAGTACGCGAATCAATTCGAAAAACTCTTCAAGGATCTTTTTGAAAGCTTCAAGAATCTGAACTGGCTGTCCATCAACGTTCAGGAAATGAACAAATTCATATCAGAGAAGAACTACACGTACAAGTTGAATCCGTGGGCAGAACTTCTCGTAGAAAGGATGAAAAACTTCGAAAACTATATGAAGCAAAGAAATGTTGAAGCTTCCAGAATCAGCGAAGTGCTTTCCAGGATCTACAACGACCTGTACGAACTCAGAGATGTTCTTGTTTTCGAAAGATACATAAGATTCCTCGAACACTACAGACTCATTCTGAACGATGCAAGGAACTTCTTGAGAACTCTGGAAAAAGTCTACAGCGTGGCTTCTGATGAGGAGTGGAAGATGATACTGGAAGACTGGAGTGTGAACCTCTGGAACGATGAAAAGTTCGAAACGAAAGAGCAGGTGTTGGAACGATTGAAGAAATCAGAAGAATTTCTGAAAACGATAGAAGAGGGCTTGTAG
- a CDS encoding glycosyltransferase family 4 protein, whose product MAFLLSFLLSLFGVWFFGRVAKRLNIVDRPDGVLKPHGRETPYLGGLGIFVGVLPFLWNDTVVLLSASIALALGLMDDLFSLSPFLRLIAEFGISLLLVWRFIGLDNLLVSTFWLFFVVVLINSVNMMDGMDGLCGSLVALSALSYFFLVRGVFFENLSLSLLGASLGYLVFNFPPARIFMGDAGSYLMAVLLSAIVLSQNRFASFDTFLTMIFPLWIFFLDFLASVLRRYRNKKSIFRGDRNHMYDKLSRRFGVKRALFIMIATHAVFCGFSFGALGNIVMSVVTFVLAVVFSFVLIKGLGLLHYD is encoded by the coding sequence ATGGCTTTTCTTTTGAGTTTTCTTTTGAGTCTGTTCGGTGTCTGGTTCTTCGGAAGAGTTGCGAAAAGACTGAACATCGTGGACAGGCCGGATGGTGTTCTGAAGCCCCACGGGAGAGAAACACCTTACCTGGGTGGGCTGGGAATATTTGTGGGGGTCCTTCCGTTCTTGTGGAACGACACGGTGGTTCTCCTTTCGGCATCGATCGCTCTTGCTCTGGGATTGATGGATGATCTGTTCTCTCTTTCTCCTTTTTTAAGGTTGATCGCAGAATTTGGCATTTCGCTTCTGCTCGTGTGGAGATTCATCGGCCTCGACAATTTACTGGTTTCCACTTTCTGGTTGTTCTTTGTTGTCGTTCTCATAAATTCCGTGAACATGATGGACGGTATGGATGGGCTCTGTGGAAGTCTTGTGGCTCTGTCGGCGCTCTCCTATTTCTTTCTGGTTAGAGGCGTGTTCTTCGAAAACCTCTCTCTCTCCCTTCTCGGTGCATCTCTTGGCTATCTTGTTTTCAATTTTCCACCCGCGAGGATCTTCATGGGCGATGCGGGAAGTTATCTGATGGCTGTTTTGCTATCCGCGATCGTTCTTTCCCAGAATCGATTTGCCTCTTTCGATACATTCCTCACGATGATTTTTCCTCTCTGGATCTTCTTTTTGGATTTTCTGGCGAGTGTTCTGAGGAGGTACAGGAACAAAAAATCGATCTTCAGAGGAGACAGGAATCACATGTACGACAAGCTCTCTCGAAGATTCGGGGTGAAAAGAGCTCTCTTCATCATGATAGCAACGCACGCTGTGTTCTGTGGGTTCAGCTTTGGAGCTCTGGGAAATATCGTGATGAGTGTGGTGACGTTTGTTTTAGCCGTTGTGTTTTCTTTTGTTCTCATCAAAGGCCTCGGGCTTCTTCATTACGATTGA